One window of the Perca fluviatilis chromosome 5, GENO_Pfluv_1.0, whole genome shotgun sequence genome contains the following:
- the LOC120559047 gene encoding sulfotransferase 1C1-like, giving the protein MSEEEKLSYSEAIKKAYASVSRFPLIPVRGIPLMSLIAQNWDTIWAFRPEPSDLLIATYPKAGRASCPVWRIAQPLLHSLGKSLDLLKEMDPPRIIKTHLPFQLVPPGFWEKKCKAIYVARNAKDNLVSYYHFDCMNMTQPDPGPWEGYIPKFMRGELAWGSCYDHVKGYWMEREKKNILYLFYEDMKENPQREVERIMRYLDLSVSDEIISRIVELTSFKNMKENPMANYSWIPAAVFDQSISPFMRKGEVGDWRNHFTPEQSKMFDEDYEKQMKEVNIPFRTLI; this is encoded by the exons ATGTCGGAGGAAGAAAAGTTGTCCTACAGCGAAGCCATTAAGAAGGCGTACGCGTCCGTATCTCGCTTCCCTCTCATCCCAGTCAGAGGAATTCCTCTCATGAGCCTCATCGCCCAAAACTGGGACACCATCTGGGCTTTCCGTCCGGAGCCCTCAGACCTCCTCATCGCCACCTACCCCAAAGCAGGTAG AGCCTCCTGCCCGGTCTGGCGCATAGCGCAGCCACTTTTGCACAGCCTGGGCAAAA GTCTTGATCTTCTGAAGGAAATGGATCCTCCAAGAATCATcaaaacacatcttccttttcaGTTGGTGCCTCCTGgattttgggaaaaaaagtgcAAG GCTATCTACGTGGCACGTAATGCTAAAGACAACCTGGTGAGCTACTACCATTTTGATTGTATGAATATGACCCAGCCTGACCCAGGACCCTGGGAAGGCTACATACCTAAGTTCATGCGAGGAGAGT TGGCATGGGGCTCCTGCTATGACCATGTGAAAGGTTactggatggagagagagaagaagaatatCCTTTACCTCTTCTACGAGGACATGAAAGAG AATCCTCAGCGTGAAGTGGAGCGCATCATGAGGTACCTGGACTTGTCGGTCTCTGATGAGATCATCAGCCGAATTGTGGAGCTCACGTCCTTTAAGAACATGAAGGAGAACCCGATGGCCAACTACTCCTGGATCCCAGCTGCTGTCTTTGATCAGTCAATCTCCCCCTTCATGAGAAAAG GTGAAGTAGGGGATTGGAGAAACCATTTTACACCCGAACAATCAAAGATGTTTGATGAAGATTATGAAAAGCAAATGAAGGAAGTCAACATACCATTCAGGACCCTCATCTAA